A stretch of DNA from Candidatus Zixiibacteriota bacterium:
ATTTTGGTGTCTTTATCATACTTATAGATCTGTTGATGCATTATAAATAACAAAATAATTATTACTCCTAATAATATACCGGCCAGCACCAACCAGGAATTATAATTTGTTTTTCCTTTTCTTATGGTTACTTGCTCTGTTGCTTGCACCTCTTTTTTGACTGGAGGTGCAGAAAAAGTGTCTTCTTTTTCCCTGACTTTTGATCCCTCAACTGAGAGCTTATTTAAAATCTCTTCAAAATTCAAGCCCAGGTAATCTGCATAGGCTTTGAGAAAAATCTTTT
This window harbors:
- a CDS encoding helix-turn-helix domain-containing protein, translated to MENLGSFLKEKRKAKGLSLEQVSEEIRIKLSYLEALEEEKYELLPAPLYKKIFLKAYADYLGLNFEEILNKLSVEGSKVREKEDTFSAPPVKKEVQATEQVTIRKGKTNYNSWLVLAGILLGVIIILLFIMHQQIYKYDKDTK